In Ferviditalea candida, the genomic window ATTGACCTTGTCCACAATCACAGACGGCCGTTCGATCTTCGGGTGCTCGTGCAAAAAAACCTGAAGGGCAGCTGGGTGATCACCGGAATCGGCGCTCGTGTCGCTGGAGAAGCAAGCATCACGACGCATGTGCCGCGCGGAGGCTCCATCGACGATCCTCAAAAACTTCTGGTTTCGACCTTCGGAAACGGTGCCGCGGCGAAGAAAATATTGCTGCGCGTCAAAACGGCGGTTTTGGCGATTGCCCAACAGATCGAAAGGGGAGCCGGACATCCGCTCGGAGAAATGTCCATGGACCTTGGCCTGGATGGGGTGGGAAATATTTGGTTTTTCGAAGCCAATTCCAAACCAATGAAATTCGACGAGCCCCACATACGCAAAAAATCGCTTGAACGCTTCATGCAATACTGCAGTTACCTCGCAAAGAGCAAAACCGCTGAAGAAAAATGAATGTATGATAATGCCCTTTACATTGCAAGGAAGGTGATTGGTATGCCCGATCCTGTTTTGGGAGTTTTGACGGTATATAAGAACGATCAAAAGTTCATCGAATGGGAAGAAAGGCAGTTTTTTCAAAAATTGACTGCGGCCGGGTGTCATCTCGGACTCGAAGTGGTTGTACTCACTCCCGAAGACGTGGATTACCGGAAAGCAGAAGTCCACGCTCAAACCTTTCAACCGAGCAAATCGAAATGGATCAGAAAATGGATTCCCCTTCCTCCGCTTATTTATGACCGCTTTCGCTACCATGCGGGAGGAAGAGTCCTGCAGCTCAGACAATTTCGCCAATCGTTTCCCGACTTGATTTACCTCAGTCGTCCGCTGGCCGACAAATGGACCGTTTATAAGAAGCTTTATCAGAATGCTGAAATTCGTCCGCATCTCCCGCTGACAACAACCTATACTTCCAAGGAAGATTTGTTCAGGACATTGAAATCAAGCCGAGTGGTTTATTTGAAGCCGATCAGAGGAACCGGGGGGCGGGGCATTTACAAAATTGAAAAGTTCGACCGAAACCGTTATATCCTGTCGGAAAGAGACCTGCAGCACAGAATCGTCAAACCCGTCAAGCTTACCGAAGGCCAGATCGTTTCCAGATTGGAAAAGATAAATATTTCCAGCAACTTTGTCATTCAGCAGGGAATCGACATCCACCTGAACGACAAACGCGTTCATGATTTCCGCCTGCTGATGCAAAAAAACGGGGAGGGAAAATGGGAAGTAACGGGATGCGCCGGAAGAATCGGACCGAAAGGGAGCATTACCTCCAACCTGCACGGCGGAGGCAAAGCGGTGGCTCTGCAGGAATTGCTGAACCGGCGGTTTAACGATAACGCCCAAGTCTCCTCGCTTCGTCATCAAATGGTCCGCTTCAGTCATCAGGTTGTTCGGGACCTGGAGCGTGAGTTTGGCAGGCTTTGTGAACTGGCGCTTGATCTGGCCATCGATCGGGAAGGGAAACTGTGGCTGTTTGAGGTCAATTCAAAGCCCTCACGCGAAGTCTTTTCCCGAATCGGCGACAGGGATACGTATTGGAAAGCGGTTAGACGTCCGCTTGAATATGCTTTGCATTTATATGAGCAAGAAAGTCGGCTCAACAACCGAATGGCCTGATCGGCTTGAGCAGCTTGTTCGGTTATTTTCACGGGAGCAGAGACTCCAATTCGGAAAAAGCGGAAATCCGGTACTGAGCGCCTGCCAGCTCACCCGTTCCGCTGAAACCGGAATACTGGCAACCGACAACGACAAGACCGTTGGCCGCCCCCGCCTCCACATCGGACTTGCGGTCTCCAATCATCCAAGCCGATGTGATGCCGAAGTCTCCCAGCAACCTGCCGACCAGATCCGCCTTGGTTGCGGATTGAAATTCTCCGGCACTGTACAATCCTTCGAACAAGCGGCTCATTCCCTGACTGCGAATGACAGCCTTGACGTATTCCTCAAGTCCGTTGCTGGCGACGAACAGGCGGATGCCCATATCCTTCAACCGTCGCAGTGTCGGCAGCACGCCGGGATACATCCTTCCTTTTCCCGAATTCAACAGCTCCAGCTGATAATGAAGCAGCCAATCATTGGCGTGCTGCCTGGTTAACGAATCCGCTGCCGGAAGCACCACCTCCCAGATCTGTTCCAGCAGCATCCCCAAGCTGCTGAGAATCAGCCTTTGCGGAGGCGTTTCACCCTCATAGAATCCCTCCTGGCGCAGCCGGTCAAAAGCTTTATGATACGCTTCCAGCAATACCGACTCCGTTTCAAACAAAGTTCCGTCCAAATCGAAGATCATCGCTTCAGGTAAAACGTCGGATTTCAATATCATCGTTGCAAAAATACCCTCCTCCTGATTCATTACCCCTTATCAAACCATGTTCTTGCTATCTGTGTCAATTTGCAGTATTACAGGCGATTATTTAGAAAGGATTTGCTGAAATCGGGAGTTGTTTTCCGGCATATTGTGGTATAATAACCTTGGGATTATTAGAGTCATGCTGCTGGCGCCGGACGTTCAGCAGCATGTTCTGTTTTGCAGGATATGAGATTTATTATCATTGAGAAAAAGCGAGGAGATCAAATGTCGCACAACCATCATGAGGAAGAACACTTTACGGCTCCTGAGTTCATCCGTGACGTCGTTATCGGAATGGCCGACGGTCTGACCGTTCCGTTTGCACTCGCGGCTGGACTTTCCGGCACCGTCCCAAATACCGAGCTTATTGTCATTGCAGGGATTGCGGAAATTGCCGCTGGATCAATCGCAATGGGGCTTGGCGGATATTTGGCAGCCAAAACCGACAAAGAGCATTATGATTCGGAGCTCCGAAGAGAATATTGGGAAGTCGACGAATTGCCGCACAAGGAGCGGGAAGAAGTTGCAGAGATTTTACGGGAATGGGGCTTGAAAGAAGAGGGCGTGCAAGCGGCCGTCGAGGATATCGCTTCCGATAGGGACCGCTGGGTCGACTTCATGATGAAATACGAGCTCGGCTTGGAGAAGCCTCAGCCGCAAAGAGCGCGCAACAGCTCTCTGACGATCGGGATTTCCTATATTGTAGGGGGATTAATTCCGCTGTCTCCATACATATTCACCGCAAATCCCGTAGCCGCCTTAATTTCTTCAGTGATTATCACCTTAATTGCCCTGTTTGTGTTCGGTTGGATTAAAGGTCACTTCACCGGAACCAGCCGGATCAAGAGCGCTTGGCAAACGGCGCTAGTGGGTGGTTTGGCGGCAGGCATCGCCTATCTCGTTGCCAAATGGATCGCTTGAATAAGCAACCGCCGTCCGCTAGAAAAAAATTTTTTACTCTCCTATATTTC contains:
- a CDS encoding YheC/YheD family endospore coat-associated protein — its product is MPDPVLGVLTVYKNDQKFIEWEERQFFQKLTAAGCHLGLEVVVLTPEDVDYRKAEVHAQTFQPSKSKWIRKWIPLPPLIYDRFRYHAGGRVLQLRQFRQSFPDLIYLSRPLADKWTVYKKLYQNAEIRPHLPLTTTYTSKEDLFRTLKSSRVVYLKPIRGTGGRGIYKIEKFDRNRYILSERDLQHRIVKPVKLTEGQIVSRLEKINISSNFVIQQGIDIHLNDKRVHDFRLLMQKNGEGKWEVTGCAGRIGPKGSITSNLHGGGKAVALQELLNRRFNDNAQVSSLRHQMVRFSHQVVRDLEREFGRLCELALDLAIDREGKLWLFEVNSKPSREVFSRIGDRDTYWKAVRRPLEYALHLYEQESRLNNRMA
- a CDS encoding HAD family hydrolase; this translates as MILKSDVLPEAMIFDLDGTLFETESVLLEAYHKAFDRLRQEGFYEGETPPQRLILSSLGMLLEQIWEVVLPAADSLTRQHANDWLLHYQLELLNSGKGRMYPGVLPTLRRLKDMGIRLFVASNGLEEYVKAVIRSQGMSRLFEGLYSAGEFQSATKADLVGRLLGDFGITSAWMIGDRKSDVEAGAANGLVVVGCQYSGFSGTGELAGAQYRISAFSELESLLP
- a CDS encoding VIT1/CCC1 transporter family protein; this encodes MSHNHHEEEHFTAPEFIRDVVIGMADGLTVPFALAAGLSGTVPNTELIVIAGIAEIAAGSIAMGLGGYLAAKTDKEHYDSELRREYWEVDELPHKEREEVAEILREWGLKEEGVQAAVEDIASDRDRWVDFMMKYELGLEKPQPQRARNSSLTIGISYIVGGLIPLSPYIFTANPVAALISSVIITLIALFVFGWIKGHFTGTSRIKSAWQTALVGGLAAGIAYLVAKWIA